The proteins below come from a single Pseudarthrobacter sp. SSS035 genomic window:
- a CDS encoding Tn3 family transposase, with protein sequence MAGEYLTAAEEAAYGRYALEAPDRSVLERFFFLDDFDHQLVAKRRGDYNRLGFGLQLVTVRHLGAFLDDPLDVPTAVVDFVAGQVGVADPSSVKRYMERKQTRFEHQWEIAEVCGFVTYASMEAELLEWVDQQAWTSDTGPKTLFYAAVAWLRGHRVLLPGVSTLRDQVAGVRKKAESRLHDALAALVTREQAAALDRLLLVSGQERRSQLDLWRHPPRRDPSGRSMMKALDRISEIAALGLGEIDVGGTGVSKRRILQLARSGMNEKAPKLARHPVNLRTATLLATLQWLETRATDDALELFDALMANELFGRAAKSENKDTVKRYPRVVKDAALVKSVVEVLFEAEELGENIPLGMVWEMIEKAVGSRAKIRAAVAGLAQIAPPPLAGADGAWRATVLARYNSVRGFVRMLCQSIPFGATTDAQRVLDAMEDLAQLLETKATVRVPNGYLDARKVDVQLVPAGWWQKLVFATDRPEGTVDRNAYVFCVLELFHAGLKRRDIFAMNSERFSDPRARLLSGPAWEAAKGAALGALLLPEEPDALLAEHAEALDAAWRETAGGMATNTDLSIDAEGRLHLGKDDALVERPSLLDLRRRLAEMIPQVDLSEQILEVMTWQPEFTPSFTAVSDSRTRLADLHVSVAALLTAHALNIGLTAVISERTALTSGRLRHVNQHYLRPETYAAPNTVLIDAQAGIPLSQAWGGGMVAAVDGMRFLVPVRTVDARPNPKYFNRKKGVTWLNMISDQSVGLSGKVVSGTPKDTLHFVDLVINPDSGERPEVLVTDQGSYSDIVFGLVTMLGFDYRPVLADLPDAKLWRINAGADYGALDKAARGRINIGKIRRRWPDILRVVASIHTREVSAHDVIRMLQRDGRPTDLGEAIAHYGRIFKTLHVLTFVDDPQYRREMKGMRNLQEGRHDLARHIFHGRKGELHQAYREGQENQLGALGLVLNCVTLWNTVYLNRAIETLREQGYTIADEDMARLSAYLRRHINVHGHYTFQLPDLSGPWREFRDPDSSDVVPNDD encoded by the coding sequence ATGGCTGGTGAATATTTGACGGCTGCCGAAGAGGCAGCGTACGGGCGGTATGCGCTTGAGGCTCCGGATCGGTCGGTGTTGGAGCGGTTTTTCTTTCTCGACGACTTTGACCACCAGTTGGTGGCGAAGCGCAGGGGCGATTACAATCGGCTCGGTTTTGGGCTCCAGCTTGTGACTGTTCGTCATCTGGGTGCTTTCCTGGATGATCCCCTGGATGTACCAACTGCTGTAGTCGATTTCGTCGCCGGCCAGGTGGGTGTGGCCGATCCGTCGTCTGTGAAGCGGTACATGGAACGGAAACAGACCCGGTTCGAGCATCAGTGGGAGATCGCTGAGGTGTGTGGCTTCGTCACTTACGCTTCGATGGAGGCGGAACTGCTGGAGTGGGTGGACCAGCAGGCGTGGACGAGCGACACGGGGCCCAAGACGCTGTTTTATGCGGCGGTGGCCTGGCTTCGCGGGCACCGCGTGCTGCTGCCGGGAGTGAGCACCCTCCGGGACCAGGTGGCCGGTGTCAGGAAGAAGGCCGAGTCCCGGTTACATGATGCTCTCGCTGCGCTGGTGACGCGTGAGCAGGCAGCGGCACTGGATAGATTGCTTCTGGTCTCTGGACAGGAGCGGCGGTCCCAGCTGGATTTATGGCGTCATCCGCCGCGTAGGGATCCATCGGGCCGGTCCATGATGAAGGCTCTGGACCGGATATCCGAAATCGCTGCACTGGGTCTGGGAGAGATCGATGTCGGGGGCACGGGTGTTTCCAAGCGGCGGATATTGCAGTTGGCCCGGTCCGGGATGAACGAGAAAGCGCCGAAACTTGCCCGTCATCCGGTCAACCTGCGAACCGCCACGTTGCTGGCCACGCTGCAATGGCTGGAAACAAGGGCTACCGATGACGCTTTGGAGCTCTTCGATGCGCTCATGGCCAATGAGCTGTTCGGGCGGGCTGCGAAGTCAGAGAACAAGGACACGGTGAAGCGTTATCCCCGGGTGGTCAAAGATGCCGCGCTGGTCAAGTCCGTGGTGGAGGTGTTGTTCGAAGCCGAAGAGCTGGGCGAGAACATTCCACTGGGCATGGTGTGGGAAATGATCGAAAAAGCGGTGGGATCCAGGGCGAAGATCCGGGCCGCCGTGGCGGGACTGGCGCAGATCGCCCCGCCACCGCTGGCCGGGGCGGATGGGGCATGGCGGGCCACTGTCCTGGCAAGGTACAACTCCGTGAGAGGGTTCGTGAGGATGCTCTGTCAAAGCATCCCGTTCGGTGCCACCACCGATGCGCAGCGGGTGCTGGACGCCATGGAGGATCTTGCGCAACTGCTCGAGACGAAGGCGACGGTGCGGGTTCCCAACGGATACCTCGATGCCCGCAAGGTCGATGTCCAGCTCGTCCCGGCCGGGTGGTGGCAGAAACTGGTCTTCGCGACGGACCGGCCAGAGGGCACCGTGGACCGCAATGCCTACGTGTTCTGTGTGCTGGAGCTCTTCCACGCCGGCCTCAAGCGCCGTGACATCTTCGCGATGAACTCCGAAAGATTCAGCGATCCCCGGGCCAGGCTGCTCTCGGGTCCGGCGTGGGAGGCCGCCAAAGGGGCGGCTCTTGGAGCTCTGCTGCTTCCGGAAGAACCGGACGCTCTTCTGGCAGAGCATGCAGAAGCCTTGGATGCGGCGTGGCGTGAAACCGCAGGCGGCATGGCTACCAACACCGATCTGAGCATTGACGCCGAGGGAAGGCTGCACCTGGGCAAAGACGATGCCCTGGTTGAACGGCCAAGCCTGCTCGACCTGCGCCGACGCCTGGCAGAGATGATCCCCCAGGTCGATCTTTCCGAGCAGATCCTGGAAGTAATGACATGGCAACCAGAGTTCACACCCTCGTTCACGGCCGTGTCCGATTCCAGGACAAGACTGGCTGATCTTCATGTTTCGGTCGCCGCGCTGCTGACGGCGCACGCGCTGAACATCGGGCTCACCGCTGTGATCAGCGAGAGAACTGCGCTGACCTCCGGCCGGCTCCGGCATGTCAATCAGCATTACCTGCGTCCGGAAACCTATGCCGCACCGAACACCGTACTCATCGACGCCCAGGCAGGGATCCCGCTCTCCCAGGCCTGGGGCGGCGGGATGGTCGCCGCCGTCGACGGGATGCGGTTCCTCGTGCCCGTACGCACGGTCGATGCCCGGCCCAACCCGAAATACTTCAACCGCAAGAAAGGAGTGACCTGGCTGAACATGATCTCTGACCAGTCCGTTGGTCTGTCCGGCAAAGTCGTCTCCGGAACGCCCAAGGACACGCTCCACTTCGTGGATCTGGTCATCAACCCGGACAGCGGTGAACGCCCCGAGGTTCTGGTCACCGACCAGGGATCCTACTCGGATATCGTGTTTGGACTCGTCACGATGCTCGGCTTTGACTACAGACCTGTTCTGGCGGACCTGCCGGATGCGAAGCTGTGGCGGATCAATGCCGGCGCCGACTATGGCGCCCTGGACAAGGCCGCACGGGGCAGGATCAATATCGGCAAGATCCGCCGTCGCTGGCCCGATATCCTGCGGGTCGTCGCTTCCATCCACACCAGGGAAGTCTCCGCCCACGACGTCATCCGCATGCTTCAGCGGGACGGCCGTCCCACGGACCTGGGCGAAGCCATCGCTCACTACGGACGGATCTTCAAAACTCTCCACGTCCTGACCTTCGTCGATGACCCCCAGTACCGGCGGGAAATGAAGGGAATGCGGAACCTCCAGGAAGGGCGCCATGACCTGGCCCGGCACATCTTCCACGGACGCAAAGGCGAACTGCACCAGGCCTACCGGGAAGGACAGGAAAACCAGCTAGGAGCTCTGGGACTCGTGCTGAACTGTGTCACGCTCTGGAACACGGTCTACCTCAACCGGGCGATAGAGACATTGCGGGAACAGGGATACACGATCGCGGACGAGGACATGGCACGCCTCTCGGCATACCTGCGCCGGCACATCAACGTCCACGGACACTACACATTCCAGCTCCCGGACCTCAGCGGACCATGGAGGGAATTCCGGGACCCCGACAGCAGCGACGTCGTTCCAAACGACGATTGA
- a CDS encoding SemiSWEET family transporter, which produces MSLWIEISMWSGWTACVLSSVMALPQAIALLRRRNVSGLSILPWRALLTANAAWAVYGCITEQITVVIPNTVSATVSTFVIVLIARANGRNIPAQLTAPLVIAAVALLAAPVPVLFGVITILPSFVGWMVQLLQIRRFGRPPGLSFGGVLLYLFCQLIWLSYALPRGEIALVTSVLPLILIAAVTVLGYLAAPPTSTGGTGAGPIS; this is translated from the coding sequence ATGTCATTGTGGATTGAGATTTCCATGTGGTCAGGGTGGACAGCGTGCGTGCTGTCGTCCGTGATGGCTCTTCCGCAGGCCATTGCACTCCTGCGACGTAGGAACGTGTCCGGACTCTCGATTCTGCCATGGCGGGCGCTGCTGACAGCCAACGCGGCATGGGCGGTGTATGGATGCATCACCGAGCAGATCACGGTCGTCATACCGAACACCGTATCGGCGACCGTGTCCACATTCGTGATCGTTCTCATCGCGCGCGCAAACGGCCGGAACATTCCCGCCCAGCTGACGGCACCGCTCGTGATCGCGGCCGTTGCTCTATTGGCGGCACCTGTTCCCGTACTCTTCGGCGTGATCACGATCCTGCCGAGCTTCGTCGGATGGATGGTGCAGCTCCTTCAGATACGTCGCTTCGGGCGTCCGCCGGGTTTGTCGTTCGGCGGGGTGCTCCTTTACCTGTTCTGCCAATTGATCTGGCTGTCATATGCGTTGCCGCGAGGTGAAATCGCGCTCGTCACCTCGGTCTTGCCACTCATTCTCATCGCCGCTGTCACCGTCCTCGGGTACCTGGCTGCGCCGCCGACCTCCACAGGGGGTACCGGCGCGGGCCCAATCAGCTGA
- a CDS encoding helix-turn-helix domain-containing protein — MNDQSTVIAAALGEVGVRLKRLRMQRSVTLTSLAAATGISKSTLSRLETGQRRPSLELLLPLAQAYHVPLDELVGAPEVGDPRIRLKPRNANGRTVIPLTRQPGGMQAWKIVIPTSKTEPALKSHEGYEWLYVLSGRMRLVLGDHDLVLGPGEVAEFDTFVPHWFGSTGDQQAEVLSVFGGQGERMHVRAKAAKQRNE, encoded by the coding sequence GTGAATGACCAATCAACAGTGATCGCCGCCGCGCTCGGCGAAGTAGGAGTACGGCTGAAACGTCTCCGGATGCAACGCAGCGTTACCCTGACTAGCCTCGCTGCAGCAACGGGAATCTCCAAAAGCACCTTGTCCCGGCTGGAGACCGGCCAGCGCCGACCAAGCCTAGAGCTGCTTCTCCCTCTGGCGCAGGCCTACCACGTACCGTTGGACGAGCTGGTCGGTGCACCCGAAGTCGGGGACCCCCGGATCCGACTCAAGCCTCGAAACGCCAACGGGCGTACCGTGATCCCCCTGACCCGTCAGCCTGGGGGCATGCAGGCGTGGAAAATCGTTATCCCCACCTCCAAGACCGAGCCCGCCCTCAAGTCCCACGAAGGATACGAATGGCTTTATGTCCTCTCAGGCCGCATGCGTCTTGTTCTCGGAGACCATGACCTGGTCCTCGGCCCGGGGGAGGTGGCCGAATTCGACACCTTCGTTCCACATTGGTTCGGCAGCACTGGAGATCAACAGGCTGAGGTACTCAGCGTCTTCGGGGGTCAAGGCGAGAGGATGCACGTCCGCGCGAAAGCCGCCAAACAACGCAATGAATAG
- a CDS encoding recombinase family protein, translated as MLSASRPGDQLVVTKLDRLGRSLENLIDLSKTLQEGGVDLVVLDQGIDTSTAVGRMFFQILGSIADFEHALMSERTRDGLAAARAPGRTGGQKPKLGPRQVKLAHEMYDEKGPDWKRAHTVEHIAREFGVTRPTIYRHLAKP; from the coding sequence CTGCTCTCGGCCAGCCGGCCCGGCGATCAGCTCGTCGTCACCAAACTCGACCGGCTCGGGCGATCGTTGGAAAACCTCATCGATTTGTCCAAAACGCTGCAGGAAGGCGGCGTGGACCTGGTGGTCCTGGACCAGGGCATCGACACGTCCACAGCCGTCGGGCGGATGTTCTTCCAGATCCTCGGCTCGATCGCCGACTTCGAACACGCCCTGATGTCCGAACGGACCCGTGACGGGCTGGCCGCCGCCCGTGCGCCGGGCCGGACCGGCGGGCAGAAACCAAAACTCGGCCCGCGCCAGGTCAAGCTGGCCCACGAAATGTATGACGAAAAGGGCCCCGACTGGAAACGGGCCCACACCGTTGAACACATCGCCCGGGAGTTCGGCGTCACCCGGCCTACGATTTACCGGCACCTGGCCAAACCATGA
- a CDS encoding TipAS antibiotic-recognition domain-containing protein, translating to MTDNLIHLPAIYLQSCREALAHEQALSLEASNGWAHVDRDVVHAEWDAVYRDLARNLDTSDPMDAASQDLIRKHYNVACLFYTPSKEAYIGMALFYEENKELNAFHATYHPGLVAFLNVAIRAYSARNL from the coding sequence ATGACCGATAACCTTATCCATCTCCCTGCCATCTACCTGCAGTCCTGCCGCGAAGCTCTCGCTCACGAACAAGCTCTCAGCCTTGAAGCATCTAACGGCTGGGCGCACGTGGACAGAGACGTGGTCCACGCGGAATGGGATGCAGTGTACCGGGACCTTGCCCGGAATCTCGACACCAGCGACCCTATGGACGCGGCCAGCCAGGATCTGATTCGGAAGCATTACAACGTAGCCTGCCTGTTCTACACACCCAGCAAGGAGGCCTACATAGGCATGGCACTGTTCTACGAAGAGAACAAAGAATTGAACGCCTTTCATGCCACTTATCATCCAGGCCTGGTGGCATTCCTTAACGTTGCTATCCGTGCGTATTCGGCCCGGAACTTGTGA
- a CDS encoding NAD(P)/FAD-dependent oxidoreductase gives MDYDVLIVGGGAAGLSAALVLSRARRKVLVVDSGAPRNAPASHMHGFLSRDGLPPAELLSLGRDEVEGYGGEIIVGAVTELVPAGSGFWVLLSDGRRVSARRLLVATGLRDELPTIPGLADRWARDVLHCPYCHGYEVRDQQLGVVGGSPETVRYTQIVRQWAKDVVLFVPAGFLTTLQRSELVARSIGLVEGNFSRILTEDDQLRGVEMDDGRVIQRDALFVPPRFIPNNDLLVGLGCEIDQTGWAVKDGTGQTTVPGVWIAGNVANPRAQVITAAGEGSAAAMAINADLVDQDVRNAVQAFNMGF, from the coding sequence ATGGATTATGACGTATTGATAGTAGGCGGCGGCGCGGCAGGACTGTCTGCGGCGTTGGTCCTCTCCAGAGCCCGGCGCAAAGTTCTAGTGGTGGATTCCGGGGCACCCCGAAATGCACCAGCTTCACACATGCATGGTTTCCTGTCGCGTGATGGCTTGCCCCCCGCGGAACTCTTGTCCCTTGGACGGGACGAGGTGGAGGGTTACGGGGGCGAGATCATAGTTGGTGCCGTCACTGAGCTGGTCCCGGCCGGCTCAGGATTCTGGGTGCTGCTGTCGGACGGTCGTCGCGTTTCCGCCAGGCGTCTTCTCGTAGCCACAGGGCTCCGCGATGAACTGCCAACAATCCCGGGCCTAGCAGACAGGTGGGCGCGTGATGTTCTGCACTGCCCTTACTGCCACGGCTATGAAGTCCGTGATCAGCAGTTGGGCGTTGTGGGCGGTTCACCTGAGACTGTCCGTTACACACAAATTGTTCGTCAGTGGGCAAAGGATGTGGTGCTATTCGTGCCCGCCGGGTTCCTGACGACACTTCAGCGCTCAGAGCTGGTCGCCCGCTCTATCGGACTCGTGGAAGGCAATTTCAGCCGGATCCTGACTGAAGATGATCAACTGCGCGGTGTCGAAATGGACGACGGCCGCGTCATCCAGCGGGACGCGCTGTTCGTGCCGCCGCGCTTTATTCCGAATAATGATCTCCTCGTCGGCCTCGGCTGCGAGATTGACCAAACCGGTTGGGCTGTGAAAGACGGCACCGGCCAGACCACCGTGCCGGGGGTGTGGATTGCGGGCAACGTTGCGAACCCTCGCGCTCAGGTGATCACCGCGGCAGGCGAAGGATCCGCTGCCGCGATGGCCATCAACGCAGACCTGGTCGACCAAGACGTCCGGAACGCCGTCCAGGCCTTCAATATGGGCTTCTGA